The window TATTCCCATGCACACCCAGCACTCACTTCTGAGACCACTCGAAGTTCATCCCAGACTGGGTGGAGAAAGCCTGCACCATTTCCTGCTGCTCCTGGGAGACGGTGGGCACGGAGCTGGAGGTGGGTGTGGGAACTGGCATGAAGAACGCTCTCTGAGTCTCGTCGGGGGTGGCGTCCCTCACAAACAGCTGGTCATTCACGATGCACAGACTGGAGGAAAAATGGGCCCCCGgacaactgatgaatggacaaccCCACAACCCCGGAAATGTGCCTGCTCCCACGGCCACTCAGCAACCAGATTCCTTCCAGAGCCCTATACTGTGCCTGCCCTCTAGATTCCTTGGCTCGTACCTCCACCCTTCTCACAGAGCTCACCTTTGGAGAGACTGTCTACCAGCTTCACTACATTTGTACTTTACCTGCAACCCAGGGACAATTTTGCACTTGCATTTACCCTGTACAACAGCCCAAGGGGCGGACAGTCTAATCTCCATGTTCAGAGGGAGACACTGAGTCACAAGGAAGTCATGTGActtaaccaaggtcacac is drawn from Equus quagga isolate Etosha38 unplaced genomic scaffold, UCLA_HA_Equagga_1.0 203255_RagTag, whole genome shotgun sequence and contains these coding sequences:
- the LOC124233528 gene encoding nuclear RNA export factor 1-like produces the protein VRAFTRTFIIVPASSSSLCIVNDQLFVRDATPDETQRAFFMPVPTPTSSSVPTVSQEQQEMVQAFSTQSGMNFEWSQKCLQDNEWNYTRAGQAFTTLKPTAMPMPGVGGLADRQGKVN